In Sardina pilchardus chromosome 8, fSarPil1.1, whole genome shotgun sequence, a genomic segment contains:
- the LOC134088655 gene encoding alpha-1-antitrypsin-like — protein MGKAVLCLLIAVLALSSCGGHKDGGNDHGHGRREGHDERGHGHGHGHGHGHGRGHGQGERGRGRGHGRGHGHGRGHGHGHGHGHGQSNSTTMELARPNSMFAFSLYKQIVSQPEYQDSNVFFSPVSLSVALAALTLGARGETYDTLFNGLALNNSDITEEGVHEGFRDILQNLNEQKGIDLNAGSALFVSDTFKPKTSFLEDLKTFYLSEGFATDFTKNTEAAKMINDYVKTKTNGKISNLVDQLDPATVMYLVSYIYFKGKWESPFDPEMTKDGLFKVNDTTSVPVKMMMKRHDYDVYHDQELSSTVLRLPYTKSVSMMLLLPENGLTGLEDVVCPDHVAKWHRWMKERYVAVSIPKLSIETSYSLRSLLSGMGMADIFSYSANFSGIADDPVLVSEVIQKATLDVDETGSTATAATGVGFMPLSVRHAETITFDRPFMVLISNRDTRSILFLGKVVNPAKK, from the exons ATGGGGAAGGCAGTCCTGTGTCTGCTAATTGCTGTGCTGGCACTCTCCAGTTGTGGGGGCCATAAAGATGGAGGAAATGACCATGGACACGGGCGCAGAGAGGGGCATGACGAACGTGGGCACGGGCATGGACATGGGCATGGGCATGGGCATGGACGAGGACACGGGCAAGGTGAACGCGGACGTGGACGTGGGCATGGACGAGGGCATGGACATGGTCGGGGACATGGGCATGGCCACGGGCACGGCCATGGGCAAAGCAACAGTACTACTATGGAACTAGCTCGCCCAAACAGCATGTTTGCCTTCAGTCTGTATAAGCAGATTGTGTCTCAGCCTGAGTATCAGGACAGTaatgtctttttctctccagtAAGTTTGTCGGTTGCACTAGCGGCATTGACCCTTGGGGCCCGAGGCGAGACATACGACACACTTTTCAATGGGCTGGCACTCAACAATTCTGACATTACCGAAGAGGGGGTGCATGAAGGTTTTCGTGATATCCTGCAAAATCTCAATGAGCAAAAGGGAATTGACTTGAATGCTGGAAGCGCACTGTTTGTCAGTGACACCTTCAAGCCAAAAACCTCATTTTTGGAAGATCTGAAGACCTTCTATCTCTCTGAGGGCTTTGCAACAGATTTCACCAAGAATACAGAGGCTGCTAAAATGATCAATGACTATGTAAAGACTAAGACAAATGGAAAAATTAGCAACTTGGTGGACCAACTTGACCCAGCAACTGTGATGTACCTTGTTagctatatatattttaaag GTAAATGGGAGAGTCCTTTCGATCCTGAAATGACCAAAGATGGATTATTTAAGGTGAATGACACAACAAGTGTACcagtgaagatgatgatgaagaggcaTGACTATGATGTGTACCATGACCAGGAGCTATCCAGCACTGTTCTTCGGCTCCCTTACACCAAATCAGTTTCTATGATGCTTCTGCTTCCTGAGAATGGTCTGACTGGTCTAGAGGATGTTGTATGCCCAGATCATGTGGCCAAATGGCACAGATGGATGAAGGAAAG GTACGTCGCGGTGTCTATCCCAAAGTTGTCCATTGAAACATCATATTCCCTCAGAAGCCTCCTGAGTGGAATGGGCATGGCAGACATTTTCAGCTATAGTGCCAACTTTAGTGGCATTGCTGATGACCCTGTTCTTGTGTCTGAG gTCATACAGAAAGCCACTCTTGATGTAGATGAGACTGGGTCCACAGCAACTGCAGCTACAGGAGTGGGTTTCATGCCTTTGTCTGTCAGACATGCTGAAACAATCACATTTGATCGTCCATTTATGGTTTTGATCTCAAACCGTGACACAAGAAGCATCTTGTTTTTGGGAAAAGTAGTTAACCCAGCAAAAAAATAA